One Nicotiana sylvestris chromosome 12, ASM39365v2, whole genome shotgun sequence genomic window carries:
- the LOC104225336 gene encoding uncharacterized protein: MVSSCSDFLQKSFQIKQDQDTKFFTNKLLSKENSKLANAIPSFRVYYGDVPSSVPFIWESQPGTPKHSLSQTSYNLPPLTPPPSYYSNNNTNKKPTRKNSRSKLFHALIKKLINPKKSHFPPSPSSSSSSSSSLSWTSYSSHSSLSAPATPSNNFYRRPRFCGRGSHFDEEVSGKLSTATSKLCFGISRRSS; the protein is encoded by the coding sequence ATGGTCAGTAGTTGCAGTGACTTTCTCCAGAAATCTTTCCAAATTAAGCAAGATCAAGACACCAAGTTCTTTACCAACAAGCTTCTTTCCAAAGAAAACTCCAAACTAGCTAATGCCATTCCTTCTTTTAGGGTTTACTATGGTGATGTTCCAAGTTCTGTTCCTTTCATTTGGGAGTCTCAACCTGGAACTCCTAAACATTCACTTTCTCAAACTTCTTATAATTTGCCTCCTTTAACTCCTCCTCCTTCTTACTATTCCAATAACAATACAAACAAAAAACCAACTAGAAAAAATTCAAGATCCAAGCTTTTTCATGCATTAATCAAGAAACTAATCAATCCAAAGAAATCCCATTTTCCtccatctccttcttcttcatcatcttcgTCGTCGTCGTTATCGTGGACGTCTTATTCTTCACATTCTTCACTTTCTGCTCCTGCAACACCTTCCAATAACTTCTATAGACGGCCGAGATTTTGTGGTAGAGGTTCACATTTTGATGAAGAAGTTTCCGGCAAGTTATCGACGGCTACATCAAAGTTGTGTTTTGGTATCAGCCGTAGATCTAGCTAA
- the LOC138883942 gene encoding uncharacterized protein, which produces MVKGSRQWHEKLPFALLGYHNTVCTSLGATPYSLVYVTEAVILADLEISSLRIVAEAIIDDDEWVKTHPEQLSLIDKKRLAVVCNGQLYQQRMERAYNKKVRPRKFEVGQKALKYENEKKWGALDQIQVDLFPPFVPFASKKG; this is translated from the exons atggtgaagggttctagacagtggcatgaaaagttgccttttgcattgctgggttatcacaATACTGTTTGTACTTCattaggggcgactccttattcactggTGTATgtcactgaagcagtaatactcGCGGACCttgaaatctcgtcccttcggattgtcgctgaggccataattgacgatgatgaatgggtcaaaacccatccggaacaattgagtttgatcgataaGAAAAGATTGGCAGTGGTGTGTAAtggtcagttgtatcaacagaggatggaaagagcatataacaagaaggtgcgtccacggaagtttgaagtgggtcaaaaAGCGTTGAaat atgaaaatgagaaaaaatggGGAGCGTTAGATCAGATTCAAGTTGATCTATTCCCTCCATTTGTCCCCTTTGCATCAAAAAAGGGATAA